Proteins encoded in a region of the Podarcis muralis chromosome 4, rPodMur119.hap1.1, whole genome shotgun sequence genome:
- the CRYZL1 gene encoding quinone oxidoreductase-like protein 1 isoform X4: protein MVGMKGLYWQQTSSGEEASFVFLEKLLSEIKIKKEFLPVGREIAGVVLETGNKVTFFQPNDEVVGILPLDSEESGLCEVVLVHEHYLAHKPEKVSWLEAAGTIRDGLRAYTALHYLSYATPGKTVLVMDGASPFGTIAIQLAQHRGAKVISTIYSLEDKQYLERLTPSVGVKQPLVARIIDETNGTCDLTESCLEETGGLGVDIILDAGVRLYSKENEVTSQQLLPHKHDIISLLSVGGHWVTMEENLQLDPPDSRCLFLKGATVSFLNDEVWNLSNMQQGKYLCILEDVMEKLSSGVFRPHLDDPIPLYEAKVSMEMVQKNEARKRQVIQL, encoded by the exons ATG GTCGGAATGAAAGGCTTATACTGGCAGCAGACTTCATCTGGAGAAGAGGCCAGTTTTGTTTTCCTGGAAAAG CTTTTGTCAGAAATCAAGATCAAGAAGGAGTTTCTACCTGTTGGGAGGGAAATTGCTGGTGTTGTGTTGGAGA CTGGAAATAAAGTGACCTTCTTTCAACCAAATGATGAGGTAGTCG GAATTTTACCACTGGATTCAGAAGAGTCTGGTTTGTGCGAAGTTGTTCTAGTTCATGAACATTATTTAG CTCATAAGCCAGAAAAGGTCTCCTGGCTTGAAGCAGCAGGCACCATTCGTGATGGTCTTCGTGCATATACAGCTCTACATTACCTCTCCTACGCCACTCCAGGAAAAACTGTTCTGGTGATGGATGGAGCAAGT ccatttggtaCAATCGCTATTCAGCTAGCACAACACAGAGGAGCCAAAGTCATTTCTACTATATATAGTCTTGAAGACAAGCAGTATCTTGAGAGGCTTACGCCATCTGTGG GTGTCAAGCAACCATTAGTAG CTCGTATTATAGATGAAACCAATGGAACATGTGACCTGACAGAAAGCTGTTTGGAGGAGACAGGCGGATTAGGAGTGGATATCATCCTTGACGCAGGAG TGAGATTATACAGTAAAGAAAATGAAGTAACTTCACAACAATTGCTGCCGCACAAACATGACATTATTTCATTGCTCAGTGTTGGAGGCCACTGGGTTACCATGGAAGAAAATCTCCAG ttggATCCTCCAGATAGTCGTTGCCTTTTCCTCAAAGGTGCTACAGTCTCTTTCCTGAATGATGAGGTGTGGAATTTGTCAAATATGCAACAAGGGAAATACTTAT GCATTCTAGAAGATGTAATGGAGAAGCTATCCAGTGGTGTTTTCAG GCCTCATTTGGATGATCCCATCCCATTATATGAAGCCAAAGTTTCTATGGAAATGGTTCAGAAGAATGAAGCAAGAAAAAGACAAGTTATCCAGCTCTGA
- the CRYZL1 gene encoding quinone oxidoreductase-like protein 1 isoform X3 has translation MKGLYWQQTSSGEEASFVFLEKDNLPVTRDNYVKVQVKACALSRINDKLLSEIKIKKEFLPVGREIAGVVLETGNKVTFFQPNDEVVGILPLDSEESGLCEVVLVHEHYLAHKPEKVSWLEAAGTIRDGLRAYTALHYLSYATPGKTVLVMDGASPFGTIAIQLAQHRGAKVISTIYSLEDKQYLERLTPSVGVKQPLVARIIDETNGTCDLTESCLEETGGLGVDIILDAGVRLYSKENEVTSQQLLPHKHDIISLLSVGGHWVTMEENLQLDPPDSRCLFLKGATVSFLNDEVWNLSNMQQGKYLCILEDVMEKLSSGVFRPHLDDPIPLYEAKVSMEMVQKNEARKRQVIQL, from the exons ATGAAAGGCTTATACTGGCAGCAGACTTCATCTGGAGAAGAGGCCAGTTTTGTTTTCCTGGAAAAG GATAACCttcctgtcacaagagacaactATGTGAAAGTGCAAGTGAAAGCCTGTGCTCTAAGTCGGATCAATGATAAG CTTTTGTCAGAAATCAAGATCAAGAAGGAGTTTCTACCTGTTGGGAGGGAAATTGCTGGTGTTGTGTTGGAGA CTGGAAATAAAGTGACCTTCTTTCAACCAAATGATGAGGTAGTCG GAATTTTACCACTGGATTCAGAAGAGTCTGGTTTGTGCGAAGTTGTTCTAGTTCATGAACATTATTTAG CTCATAAGCCAGAAAAGGTCTCCTGGCTTGAAGCAGCAGGCACCATTCGTGATGGTCTTCGTGCATATACAGCTCTACATTACCTCTCCTACGCCACTCCAGGAAAAACTGTTCTGGTGATGGATGGAGCAAGT ccatttggtaCAATCGCTATTCAGCTAGCACAACACAGAGGAGCCAAAGTCATTTCTACTATATATAGTCTTGAAGACAAGCAGTATCTTGAGAGGCTTACGCCATCTGTGG GTGTCAAGCAACCATTAGTAG CTCGTATTATAGATGAAACCAATGGAACATGTGACCTGACAGAAAGCTGTTTGGAGGAGACAGGCGGATTAGGAGTGGATATCATCCTTGACGCAGGAG TGAGATTATACAGTAAAGAAAATGAAGTAACTTCACAACAATTGCTGCCGCACAAACATGACATTATTTCATTGCTCAGTGTTGGAGGCCACTGGGTTACCATGGAAGAAAATCTCCAG ttggATCCTCCAGATAGTCGTTGCCTTTTCCTCAAAGGTGCTACAGTCTCTTTCCTGAATGATGAGGTGTGGAATTTGTCAAATATGCAACAAGGGAAATACTTAT GCATTCTAGAAGATGTAATGGAGAAGCTATCCAGTGGTGTTTTCAG GCCTCATTTGGATGATCCCATCCCATTATATGAAGCCAAAGTTTCTATGGAAATGGTTCAGAAGAATGAAGCAAGAAAAAGACAAGTTATCCAGCTCTGA
- the CRYZL1 gene encoding quinone oxidoreductase-like protein 1 isoform X1, which produces MVGMKGLYWQQTSSGEEASFVFLEKDNLPVTRDNYVKVQVKACALSRINDKLLSEIKIKKEFLPVGREIAGVVLETGNKVTFFQPNDEVVGILPLDSEESGLCEVVLVHEHYLAHKPEKVSWLEAAGTIRDGLRAYTALHYLSYATPGKTVLVMDGASPFGTIAIQLAQHRGAKVISTIYSLEDKQYLERLTPSVGVKQPLVARIIDETNGTCDLTESCLEETGGLGVDIILDAGVRLYSKENEVTSQQLLPHKHDIISLLSVGGHWVTMEENLQLDPPDSRCLFLKGATVSFLNDEVWNLSNMQQGKYLCILEDVMEKLSSGVFRPHLDDPIPLYEAKVSMEMVQKNEARKRQVIQL; this is translated from the exons ATG GTCGGAATGAAAGGCTTATACTGGCAGCAGACTTCATCTGGAGAAGAGGCCAGTTTTGTTTTCCTGGAAAAG GATAACCttcctgtcacaagagacaactATGTGAAAGTGCAAGTGAAAGCCTGTGCTCTAAGTCGGATCAATGATAAG CTTTTGTCAGAAATCAAGATCAAGAAGGAGTTTCTACCTGTTGGGAGGGAAATTGCTGGTGTTGTGTTGGAGA CTGGAAATAAAGTGACCTTCTTTCAACCAAATGATGAGGTAGTCG GAATTTTACCACTGGATTCAGAAGAGTCTGGTTTGTGCGAAGTTGTTCTAGTTCATGAACATTATTTAG CTCATAAGCCAGAAAAGGTCTCCTGGCTTGAAGCAGCAGGCACCATTCGTGATGGTCTTCGTGCATATACAGCTCTACATTACCTCTCCTACGCCACTCCAGGAAAAACTGTTCTGGTGATGGATGGAGCAAGT ccatttggtaCAATCGCTATTCAGCTAGCACAACACAGAGGAGCCAAAGTCATTTCTACTATATATAGTCTTGAAGACAAGCAGTATCTTGAGAGGCTTACGCCATCTGTGG GTGTCAAGCAACCATTAGTAG CTCGTATTATAGATGAAACCAATGGAACATGTGACCTGACAGAAAGCTGTTTGGAGGAGACAGGCGGATTAGGAGTGGATATCATCCTTGACGCAGGAG TGAGATTATACAGTAAAGAAAATGAAGTAACTTCACAACAATTGCTGCCGCACAAACATGACATTATTTCATTGCTCAGTGTTGGAGGCCACTGGGTTACCATGGAAGAAAATCTCCAG ttggATCCTCCAGATAGTCGTTGCCTTTTCCTCAAAGGTGCTACAGTCTCTTTCCTGAATGATGAGGTGTGGAATTTGTCAAATATGCAACAAGGGAAATACTTAT GCATTCTAGAAGATGTAATGGAGAAGCTATCCAGTGGTGTTTTCAG GCCTCATTTGGATGATCCCATCCCATTATATGAAGCCAAAGTTTCTATGGAAATGGTTCAGAAGAATGAAGCAAGAAAAAGACAAGTTATCCAGCTCTGA
- the CRYZL1 gene encoding quinone oxidoreductase-like protein 1 isoform X6 produces MVGMKGLYWQQTSSGEEASFVFLEKDNLPVTRDNYVKVQVKACALSRINDKLLSEIKIKKEFLPVGREIAGVVLETGNKVTFFQPNDEVVGILPLDSEESGLCEVVLVHEHYLAHKPEKVSWLEAAGTIRDGLRAYTALHYLSYATPGKTVLVMDGASPFGTIAIQLAQHRGAKVISTIYSLEDKQYLERLTPSVGVKQPLVARIIDETNGTCDLTESCLEETGGLGVDIILDAGVRLYSKENEVTSQQLLPHKHDIISLLSVGGHWVTMEENLQLDPPDSRCLFLKGATVSFLNDEVWNLSNMQQGKYLCILEDVMEKLSSGVFSHLRK; encoded by the exons ATG GTCGGAATGAAAGGCTTATACTGGCAGCAGACTTCATCTGGAGAAGAGGCCAGTTTTGTTTTCCTGGAAAAG GATAACCttcctgtcacaagagacaactATGTGAAAGTGCAAGTGAAAGCCTGTGCTCTAAGTCGGATCAATGATAAG CTTTTGTCAGAAATCAAGATCAAGAAGGAGTTTCTACCTGTTGGGAGGGAAATTGCTGGTGTTGTGTTGGAGA CTGGAAATAAAGTGACCTTCTTTCAACCAAATGATGAGGTAGTCG GAATTTTACCACTGGATTCAGAAGAGTCTGGTTTGTGCGAAGTTGTTCTAGTTCATGAACATTATTTAG CTCATAAGCCAGAAAAGGTCTCCTGGCTTGAAGCAGCAGGCACCATTCGTGATGGTCTTCGTGCATATACAGCTCTACATTACCTCTCCTACGCCACTCCAGGAAAAACTGTTCTGGTGATGGATGGAGCAAGT ccatttggtaCAATCGCTATTCAGCTAGCACAACACAGAGGAGCCAAAGTCATTTCTACTATATATAGTCTTGAAGACAAGCAGTATCTTGAGAGGCTTACGCCATCTGTGG GTGTCAAGCAACCATTAGTAG CTCGTATTATAGATGAAACCAATGGAACATGTGACCTGACAGAAAGCTGTTTGGAGGAGACAGGCGGATTAGGAGTGGATATCATCCTTGACGCAGGAG TGAGATTATACAGTAAAGAAAATGAAGTAACTTCACAACAATTGCTGCCGCACAAACATGACATTATTTCATTGCTCAGTGTTGGAGGCCACTGGGTTACCATGGAAGAAAATCTCCAG ttggATCCTCCAGATAGTCGTTGCCTTTTCCTCAAAGGTGCTACAGTCTCTTTCCTGAATGATGAGGTGTGGAATTTGTCAAATATGCAACAAGGGAAATACTTAT GCATTCTAGAAGATGTAATGGAGAAGCTATCCAGTGGTGTTTTCAG CCATCTTAGGAAATGA
- the CRYZL1 gene encoding quinone oxidoreductase-like protein 1 isoform X7: protein MKGLYWQQTSSGEEASFVFLEKLLSEIKIKKEFLPVGREIAGVVLETGNKVTFFQPNDEVVGILPLDSEESGLCEVVLVHEHYLAHKPEKVSWLEAAGTIRDGLRAYTALHYLSYATPGKTVLVMDGASPFGTIAIQLAQHRGAKVISTIYSLEDKQYLERLTPSVGVKQPLVARIIDETNGTCDLTESCLEETGGLGVDIILDAGVRLYSKENEVTSQQLLPHKHDIISLLSVGGHWVTMEENLQLDPPDSRCLFLKGATVSFLNDEVWNLSNMQQGKYLCILEDVMEKLSSGVFRPHLDDPIPLYEAKVSMEMVQKNEARKRQVIQL, encoded by the exons ATGAAAGGCTTATACTGGCAGCAGACTTCATCTGGAGAAGAGGCCAGTTTTGTTTTCCTGGAAAAG CTTTTGTCAGAAATCAAGATCAAGAAGGAGTTTCTACCTGTTGGGAGGGAAATTGCTGGTGTTGTGTTGGAGA CTGGAAATAAAGTGACCTTCTTTCAACCAAATGATGAGGTAGTCG GAATTTTACCACTGGATTCAGAAGAGTCTGGTTTGTGCGAAGTTGTTCTAGTTCATGAACATTATTTAG CTCATAAGCCAGAAAAGGTCTCCTGGCTTGAAGCAGCAGGCACCATTCGTGATGGTCTTCGTGCATATACAGCTCTACATTACCTCTCCTACGCCACTCCAGGAAAAACTGTTCTGGTGATGGATGGAGCAAGT ccatttggtaCAATCGCTATTCAGCTAGCACAACACAGAGGAGCCAAAGTCATTTCTACTATATATAGTCTTGAAGACAAGCAGTATCTTGAGAGGCTTACGCCATCTGTGG GTGTCAAGCAACCATTAGTAG CTCGTATTATAGATGAAACCAATGGAACATGTGACCTGACAGAAAGCTGTTTGGAGGAGACAGGCGGATTAGGAGTGGATATCATCCTTGACGCAGGAG TGAGATTATACAGTAAAGAAAATGAAGTAACTTCACAACAATTGCTGCCGCACAAACATGACATTATTTCATTGCTCAGTGTTGGAGGCCACTGGGTTACCATGGAAGAAAATCTCCAG ttggATCCTCCAGATAGTCGTTGCCTTTTCCTCAAAGGTGCTACAGTCTCTTTCCTGAATGATGAGGTGTGGAATTTGTCAAATATGCAACAAGGGAAATACTTAT GCATTCTAGAAGATGTAATGGAGAAGCTATCCAGTGGTGTTTTCAG GCCTCATTTGGATGATCCCATCCCATTATATGAAGCCAAAGTTTCTATGGAAATGGTTCAGAAGAATGAAGCAAGAAAAAGACAAGTTATCCAGCTCTGA